In a genomic window of Alistipes sp. ZOR0009:
- a CDS encoding TonB-dependent receptor domain-containing protein has translation MKHLLLLLAITFSMPCLSQNRFIIVGTTADTSSKKAAEFVAIALLSLKDSSILSSTISDISGHFELRNVPQGKYILKTSHMGYNPYTKQIFVHGAKGTINIGILKLKGKEINLEEIVVKGKNKPIRIAKDTLEFNPSAFKPRENDVVEDVLKKLPGVQVDKDGSISINGKAVTQIMVDGKRFFINDPKLASQNLPANIVDKIQLVDKKSDQAEFTKINDGETEKIINLTLKKDKKHGYFGNARAGVGTNDTYDLGAKIGGFKGSTQVFGTGGYNNINRGGRNGSVAFPNPNRQGITTSGNAGLTLNSEIDNQLSVNGSYNYGYSNLSQQTSSHRENIEISDTYNSDLFSYSDNSTNKHAIQTRIEYKLDSTASLVFSPNLQVSEGVSKDNKQAHQFKADGDLLNSEKSKTNTTSNTKEYGVDMLLRKMLRKQRQTISANITYNQEDNTSDKYTKQENFYTATNTNETRDQNIILKGENDSFSTKLSYTHPLGKYFTAEINNKLAYKYNSNLNNAFDYNANTAKYDIKNGLYSKNTKNKRLTDITGLRVNFTKSNLSINAGANISYSKIDYLNQRGNNWIDTSANYQNISPLVNITYLKEQSTFINFSYRGTTSQPSINQIHPIQNPETPNSIIIGNSNLKQEEQHSFLLGYNYFSNTSFLSLNNFTTLNISHNSIQNKSYRDDKLGKTYYQAVNVNGLYSIDNQTTIGKSLFDNKLQLSAYTNFNYSHTPGFINNIKIFNNQSVIGESLRGYLMLNFMELGFDVGYNFNNAEYRRLTNNNSIVKTNNQYSTVALNGNITAFLPLGIEVKSTYDIDKKYGNSTEDSNKSSLWNASVTKKLLKDQSLSITLLAFDILNEYKPFKRTVTSSYIDETTFNTVSQTFLVSISYNLNKFGGQKNRKPDSIKPSIGN, from the coding sequence ATGAAACATCTTCTCTTGCTATTAGCTATTACTTTTTCAATGCCATGCCTATCTCAGAATAGATTTATCATTGTAGGAACAACTGCAGACACATCAAGCAAGAAAGCCGCTGAATTTGTAGCCATAGCGCTCCTATCCCTAAAAGATTCTAGCATCCTATCTTCGACCATAAGCGACATTTCAGGACATTTCGAGCTACGAAATGTGCCGCAAGGAAAATATATTCTAAAAACATCTCACATGGGCTACAATCCCTATACAAAACAAATTTTTGTTCATGGCGCAAAAGGGACAATTAACATAGGGATTTTAAAATTAAAAGGAAAAGAAATCAACTTAGAGGAGATTGTTGTCAAAGGAAAAAACAAACCTATCCGAATAGCAAAAGACACGCTAGAATTTAATCCCTCCGCATTTAAACCTCGGGAAAATGATGTCGTTGAAGATGTCTTAAAGAAGTTGCCTGGAGTTCAAGTCGACAAAGATGGATCCATTTCAATTAACGGAAAGGCTGTAACACAAATAATGGTAGATGGGAAACGCTTTTTTATTAATGATCCTAAGCTCGCAAGCCAAAATTTACCTGCAAATATTGTGGATAAAATCCAGCTGGTAGATAAAAAAAGTGATCAAGCCGAATTCACAAAAATCAACGACGGGGAAACTGAAAAAATAATAAACCTAACCCTTAAAAAAGACAAGAAGCATGGCTATTTTGGCAATGCAAGAGCTGGAGTTGGAACCAACGACACCTACGATTTAGGCGCTAAAATCGGAGGTTTTAAAGGCTCTACACAAGTATTTGGAACGGGAGGGTATAACAATATAAATCGAGGTGGAAGAAATGGTAGCGTAGCTTTTCCTAACCCAAATAGGCAAGGAATTACCACATCAGGAAATGCAGGTCTCACACTTAATAGTGAAATCGACAATCAGCTATCAGTAAATGGCAGCTATAACTACGGCTACAGCAACCTCTCCCAACAAACATCATCCCATCGAGAAAATATTGAAATTTCAGACACATACAACAGCGATCTTTTTTCCTATTCGGACAACTCGACCAACAAACATGCTATTCAAACCCGAATAGAATACAAGCTTGACAGCACAGCGTCTCTCGTTTTCTCACCTAATTTACAAGTATCTGAAGGGGTATCAAAGGACAATAAACAAGCTCATCAATTTAAGGCTGATGGTGATTTACTAAACTCTGAGAAAAGTAAAACAAATACAACAAGCAATACAAAAGAATACGGAGTTGACATGCTCCTCCGTAAAATGCTACGAAAGCAACGACAAACGATTTCGGCCAACATCACCTACAACCAAGAGGATAATACTAGCGATAAATATACAAAGCAGGAAAATTTCTACACTGCTACCAACACTAATGAGACACGTGACCAAAACATCATTTTGAAAGGTGAGAACGATTCTTTTAGCACTAAGCTTTCGTATACACATCCCCTAGGTAAATATTTTACAGCAGAAATAAACAATAAGCTAGCCTACAAATACAACTCAAACCTCAATAATGCGTTCGACTACAACGCCAATACAGCGAAATACGATATAAAAAATGGCCTCTATTCCAAAAACACAAAAAATAAAAGGCTAACAGACATAACTGGATTAAGAGTAAACTTCACCAAATCAAACTTATCTATTAATGCTGGAGCAAACATCAGCTACTCCAAAATAGATTACCTAAACCAGCGAGGAAATAACTGGATAGACACCTCTGCAAATTATCAGAACATTTCTCCGCTTGTTAATATTACCTACCTTAAAGAACAGTCTACTTTCATTAACTTTTCGTACAGAGGCACAACAAGCCAGCCATCTATCAACCAAATACATCCAATACAAAACCCAGAAACACCAAACAGCATTATAATTGGAAACTCTAACCTAAAGCAGGAAGAACAACACTCTTTTTTGCTTGGCTACAACTATTTCAGCAACACATCCTTCCTATCTCTCAATAACTTTACAACACTCAACATCTCGCATAATTCCATCCAGAACAAAAGTTACCGAGATGACAAACTTGGCAAAACATACTATCAAGCCGTAAATGTCAATGGTCTTTACAGTATTGACAACCAAACTACGATAGGAAAATCATTATTCGACAACAAGCTCCAACTTTCAGCATATACCAATTTCAACTATAGCCATACACCCGGATTTATTAATAACATAAAAATATTCAACAACCAATCCGTAATAGGGGAATCTTTAAGAGGCTACCTAATGCTTAATTTTATGGAACTTGGCTTTGATGTCGGTTACAATTTCAATAACGCTGAATATCGAAGATTAACCAATAATAACTCCATAGTAAAAACAAATAACCAGTATAGTACGGTAGCTCTAAACGGGAATATTACAGCTTTCTTACCGCTCGGGATAGAGGTTAAATCAACTTATGATATCGATAAAAAATACGGTAATAGTACTGAAGATTCAAACAAATCGTCACTCTGGAATGCTTCTGTAACAAAGAAATTACTAAAAGATCAATCGCTATCTATTACATTGCTAGCATTTGATATTCTAAATGAATACAAGCCTTTCAAAAGAACGGTAACATCAAGTTATATTGATGAGACGACATTCAATACCGTATCTCAAACCTTTCTAGTTTCGATTAGCTACAACTTAAACAAGTTTGGCGGACAGAAGAATCGTAAACCAGACAGCATAAAACCCTCTATTGGAAACTAA
- a CDS encoding 3-oxoacyl-ACP synthase III family protein, which produces MYINAVAHYLPSQVVNNDYFLNVNGLSDEWIFQRTGIKQRRRAAANENSNSMGIEAVKAAISKIPYSIGEVDLIVGATYTPHDTVGTLSHVIQREFNIKNAAAVTITSACSSLVNAVEIVEGYFALNKASKAIVVASENNTIYSNDSDEKSGHLWGDGAAVLFLSKEEQRESDMEVEVITTKGLGHVGKGPQGVYLIPKHEGIVMPFGKDVFVNACTYMIESLEEAMKSKGYQFSDITYLIPHQANMRIISQLAHLLNFPQESIFANIEELGNTGCASTAIALSQNLNKLKKDDLVGVTVFGGGYSCGSILIRV; this is translated from the coding sequence ATGTACATTAATGCGGTAGCACATTATTTGCCATCACAAGTGGTAAATAATGACTATTTTTTAAATGTTAATGGGTTAAGCGACGAGTGGATTTTTCAGCGCACAGGCATCAAGCAACGCCGTAGAGCTGCTGCTAACGAAAATTCCAACTCCATGGGAATAGAAGCCGTAAAAGCAGCCATCTCAAAAATCCCTTACTCCATAGGTGAAGTCGATCTAATTGTAGGAGCAACATATACTCCTCACGATACAGTAGGAACGCTATCACACGTCATTCAACGGGAATTTAACATTAAAAATGCTGCCGCAGTTACTATAACTTCCGCTTGTTCATCCTTAGTAAACGCCGTTGAGATTGTAGAAGGCTATTTTGCTCTAAATAAAGCATCCAAGGCAATAGTCGTTGCGTCTGAAAATAATACCATCTACAGCAACGATTCTGATGAAAAAAGCGGCCATCTGTGGGGAGATGGAGCCGCTGTCCTTTTTCTTTCCAAAGAAGAACAACGGGAATCGGACATGGAAGTTGAGGTTATTACAACAAAAGGTCTGGGACATGTAGGGAAAGGACCTCAAGGTGTCTATCTTATCCCTAAGCACGAAGGTATTGTAATGCCATTTGGTAAAGATGTATTTGTTAATGCGTGTACTTACATGATAGAAAGCTTAGAAGAAGCAATGAAATCTAAAGGATACCAATTTAGCGACATCACCTACCTCATTCCTCATCAGGCTAATATGAGAATCATATCTCAGCTAGCTCACCTGCTGAACTTTCCGCAAGAATCGATATTTGCAAACATCGAAGAGTTGGGAAATACGGGTTGTGCAAGCACGGCAATTGCCCTTTCTCAAAATTTGAATAAGCTAAAAAAAGATGATCTTGTTGGAGTTACTGTTTTTGGAGGAGGATACTCCTGCGGATCGATCCTTATTAGAGTTTAG
- a CDS encoding TetR/AcrR family transcriptional regulator has translation MTAKFSKTRETIIEVARNVFGEMGYYNTTINDIALACNRGRRTIYTYFKSKDEIYNEVIKVESSKMATNLRTSFSQVLDPYEKLRLYMVKRMQIVRELVYTHTALQSCFFKEKAHFDQIRREFDKEEVKVILEVLDDGIRRNVFQVQNMSLTAHNLLVTLKAFESNFLDMNPSEESQEKQRNILRVILFGIFNNNNLR, from the coding sequence ATGACAGCAAAATTTAGTAAGACACGAGAGACTATTATAGAGGTGGCCCGAAACGTCTTTGGCGAGATGGGGTATTACAACACCACTATAAACGACATTGCCTTAGCCTGCAATAGAGGAAGGCGTACAATTTATACCTACTTTAAATCTAAAGATGAGATTTACAATGAGGTAATCAAGGTCGAATCCAGTAAAATGGCAACGAACCTACGTACAAGCTTTTCTCAGGTGCTAGATCCTTACGAAAAACTAAGGTTATACATGGTAAAGCGGATGCAAATCGTACGCGAATTAGTGTATACCCATACGGCATTACAATCTTGCTTCTTCAAGGAGAAGGCTCACTTTGACCAAATTCGTCGCGAATTTGACAAGGAAGAGGTGAAAGTTATCCTTGAAGTACTTGATGATGGAATTCGAAGAAATGTTTTTCAAGTACAAAACATGAGTTTAACTGCTCATAACTTGCTAGTTACCTTAAAGGCTTTCGAAAGCAATTTCTTGGACATGAACCCAAGTGAAGAGTCTCAGGAAAAACAGCGCAACATCTTGCGCGTTATTTTGTTTGGAATCTTCAACAACAATAATTTAAGGTAA
- the yidC gene encoding membrane protein insertase YidC: protein MDKKSIIGLVLIGAILIGFSYFNSRQTAEYQKVQAHQQDSIARVKKAQEAAKPAAATAELNSTTSKDSAEIASMTEVVGASLANSLKGTEEFYTIQNDLIKVVFSNKGGRIAQVEALKYKRHNGEKLVLFTPEKSKFDLSFYMGQNISTSKFFFEPVNVAKSDQLSGKDSTKSVTFRLHTADASYLEFVYTLKKGSYMVDYKVNFVGMQNKFPQGITDFDIKWAMTAPQQEKGFKNENNYTAIAYKFPGEKGDFEELSPMKEEASEKVSTKIQWINFKQQFFSSILVSKNNFTSADISQTTNPENSGYTKNFTADIRVPFNPTTKSVDMAFYFGPNLFKELKKYDQGFEKVVPLGGWIIRWINRWVVIPVFDVLESHIGSFGLIILILTVLIKLVLFPLTYKSYLSMAKMRVLKPEVDKINEKYPKKEDALKKQQEVMALYRKTGVNPMGGCLPMLLQLPILIAMFRFFPASFELRQESFLWADDLSSFDSIINLPFDIPLYGGHISLFTLLMAVSLYLTSKINTAQMGDTTQQMPGMKFMTLYMMPVMMLFWFNNYAAGLSYYYLLSNLFTLGQTYLIRQTVNDDAIHAKLKENSKKPVKKSRFQQKLEEMAKQQQRMKK from the coding sequence ATGGATAAAAAAAGTATTATCGGCTTGGTATTAATAGGTGCAATCCTTATAGGATTCAGCTATTTCAATAGCCGACAAACTGCAGAGTACCAAAAGGTGCAAGCCCATCAGCAGGACTCCATTGCAAGAGTAAAGAAGGCGCAAGAGGCTGCAAAACCAGCTGCCGCTACCGCAGAACTTAACTCGACAACCAGCAAGGATAGCGCAGAAATTGCATCGATGACTGAGGTTGTTGGAGCATCATTGGCTAATTCTCTCAAAGGAACTGAGGAGTTTTATACAATCCAGAACGATCTAATTAAGGTTGTTTTCTCCAACAAAGGAGGACGAATTGCTCAAGTTGAGGCATTGAAATACAAACGCCACAACGGAGAAAAGTTGGTTCTCTTTACACCTGAAAAAAGCAAGTTTGACCTTAGCTTTTACATGGGGCAAAACATTTCTACATCGAAGTTCTTCTTCGAGCCCGTAAATGTTGCCAAAAGCGACCAGCTATCAGGGAAAGACTCAACCAAATCGGTAACCTTCCGCCTGCATACAGCAGATGCCAGTTACCTTGAATTTGTATACACCCTAAAGAAGGGCAGCTACATGGTTGACTACAAGGTCAACTTTGTTGGCATGCAGAACAAGTTCCCCCAGGGTATCACCGACTTTGATATAAAATGGGCAATGACTGCGCCTCAGCAGGAAAAAGGATTTAAAAACGAGAACAACTACACCGCAATTGCCTACAAATTTCCTGGAGAGAAGGGCGATTTTGAGGAGTTAAGCCCAATGAAGGAGGAAGCGAGCGAGAAGGTTTCCACAAAAATACAGTGGATAAACTTTAAGCAACAGTTCTTCTCCTCTATTCTTGTTTCTAAGAACAACTTCACATCTGCGGATATTAGCCAAACCACCAACCCTGAGAATTCTGGCTACACTAAGAACTTTACAGCAGACATCCGAGTACCATTTAACCCTACAACTAAGAGTGTAGATATGGCTTTCTACTTCGGACCAAACCTTTTTAAAGAGTTAAAGAAGTACGATCAAGGCTTCGAAAAGGTAGTTCCGCTAGGTGGCTGGATTATTCGCTGGATCAACCGTTGGGTCGTAATCCCAGTCTTTGACGTTCTAGAGTCTCACATTGGCAGTTTTGGTCTTATAATTCTAATATTGACTGTGCTTATTAAGCTGGTGCTATTCCCTCTAACCTACAAGTCATATCTATCTATGGCTAAAATGAGGGTTTTAAAACCAGAAGTAGACAAGATCAATGAGAAGTATCCTAAAAAGGAAGATGCGCTAAAAAAGCAGCAGGAAGTAATGGCATTGTACCGTAAGACAGGCGTAAATCCAATGGGTGGATGCTTACCTATGTTACTACAGCTTCCAATACTTATTGCTATGTTCCGCTTCTTCCCAGCCTCCTTCGAGCTGCGTCAAGAAAGCTTCCTTTGGGCTGATGACCTATCGTCCTTCGATTCGATCATCAACTTGCCATTCGACATCCCATTGTATGGTGGACACATAAGCTTATTTACTCTACTCATGGCTGTTTCGTTGTACTTAACATCAAAGATTAATACTGCACAAATGGGAGATACGACCCAACAAATGCCAGGTATGAAGTTTATGACGTTGTACATGATGCCAGTAATGATGCTTTTCTGGTTCAATAACTACGCAGCAGGTCTTAGCTACTACTACCTATTGTCGAACCTATTTACGCTGGGTCAAACGTACCTTATTCGCCAAACGGTTAACGACGACGCGATACATGCCAAGTTAAAAGAAAACAGTAAAAAGCCAGTAAAAAAATCTCGCTTCCAACAGAAGCTTGAAGAAATGGCAAAGCAACAACAACGCATGAAAAAATAA
- a CDS encoding CTP synthase, whose product MAQTKYIFVTGGVTSSLGKGIISASLARLLQARGYSVTIQKLDPYINVDPGTLNPYEHGECFVTEDGAETDLDLGHYERFTNNPTSQANNVTTGRIYQSVIEKERRGEYLGKTVQVIPHITDEIKRRIKLLGTKNKYDVVITEIGGTVGDIESLPYVEAVRQLRWELGATNSLVIHLTLVPYVAAAGELKTKPTQHSVKMLLETGVQPDILVLRTEKPLSQELKKKVALFCNVDKDSVVESIDVSTIYEVPLVMLKEKLDLTVLRKLNLPSDTEVELSQWTKLVDDIKHPKHEVPIALVGKYTELHDAYKSIVEAFIHGGASNSAKVNIKWVNSEKITEENVAQLLGDVHGVLVAPGFGHRGIEGKIAAIKFARQNQVPFFGICLGMQCAVIEFARNVLNLAEANSTEMVVSTPHPVIDLMEDQKEITDKGGTMRLGAYPCTLKKDSLASKAYKSELISERHRHRYEFNNQYFEQFEGAGMRPTGINPETNLVEVVEIPSHPYFVGVQYHPEYKSTVANPHPLFVAFVKAALKHKAEMCK is encoded by the coding sequence ATGGCACAGACTAAGTACATTTTTGTAACAGGAGGCGTAACATCCTCTTTAGGAAAAGGAATTATCTCGGCATCGCTAGCAAGATTGCTTCAAGCTCGCGGTTATTCTGTCACCATCCAAAAGTTAGATCCCTACATCAATGTAGATCCAGGAACTTTGAACCCCTACGAGCACGGGGAGTGCTTCGTTACCGAAGATGGTGCCGAAACCGACCTAGACTTAGGCCACTACGAGCGCTTTACGAATAATCCCACCTCTCAAGCAAATAATGTAACTACAGGGCGTATTTATCAGTCGGTAATCGAAAAGGAGCGCCGTGGTGAATACCTGGGAAAAACCGTACAGGTGATTCCTCACATCACCGATGAGATTAAGCGTCGTATTAAACTTTTGGGAACAAAAAATAAGTACGACGTGGTGATTACCGAAATTGGGGGTACCGTTGGCGATATCGAATCGCTACCCTACGTAGAGGCCGTACGCCAACTGCGCTGGGAGCTTGGTGCAACCAACTCGCTGGTTATCCATCTTACCCTAGTTCCTTACGTTGCTGCTGCAGGAGAACTTAAAACTAAGCCTACTCAGCACTCGGTAAAAATGCTTCTAGAAACAGGCGTTCAGCCAGACATTCTGGTACTCCGCACCGAGAAACCTCTTTCTCAGGAATTGAAGAAAAAGGTAGCGCTATTCTGCAACGTTGATAAAGACTCCGTCGTAGAGTCTATCGATGTTTCAACAATCTACGAAGTACCGCTAGTAATGCTGAAGGAGAAGTTAGACCTAACCGTTCTACGCAAGCTAAACCTTCCGTCAGACACCGAGGTGGAGCTTTCTCAATGGACCAAGCTCGTTGATGATATCAAACACCCAAAGCATGAAGTGCCTATTGCTTTGGTAGGAAAGTACACCGAGTTACACGACGCCTATAAGTCAATCGTTGAAGCATTTATTCATGGAGGAGCATCAAACTCTGCCAAAGTAAACATCAAGTGGGTTAACTCCGAAAAAATCACAGAGGAAAACGTAGCGCAGCTGCTTGGCGATGTGCACGGTGTGCTTGTTGCTCCAGGTTTTGGGCATCGAGGCATTGAAGGCAAAATTGCCGCCATTAAGTTTGCCCGCCAAAATCAGGTTCCCTTCTTTGGAATCTGCTTAGGTATGCAATGCGCCGTAATCGAATTTGCCCGCAACGTGCTAAACCTCGCCGAAGCAAACTCGACAGAAATGGTTGTGTCAACACCTCATCCTGTAATTGACCTAATGGAAGACCAAAAGGAAATTACCGATAAGGGGGGTACCATGCGCCTAGGCGCCTATCCTTGTACCTTAAAGAAGGATTCGTTAGCAAGTAAGGCATACAAATCGGAGCTAATATCCGAACGTCATCGCCACCGCTACGAGTTCAACAACCAATACTTCGAACAGTTCGAAGGAGCAGGCATGCGTCCTACAGGAATTAATCCAGAAACTAACTTAGTGGAGGTCGTTGAAATTCCGTCGCATCCATACTTTGTTGGCGTACAGTATCACCCAGAATACAAGAGTACTGTCGCTAACCCACATCCGCTTTTTGTAGCCTTTGTGAAGGCCGCACTAAAGCACAAAGCAGAAATGTGTAAATAA